GCAGCCTGTAATGGAATGGCTTTTATCGGCTTACCGAAATGTGTCGGAAGTTGAAAATAGAGCAAGGCTACTTCTCGCACAACAACGGTCAGAATATGGAGCAGGATATGCGGCGGGGAATTTGATCAATCTGCTGGTGCAACTCAAAGTAGATTTGCAAGGTTCCGATTTTTCTGAACTCGTAGTGCGGCAAGCCGACCTGCGGCAGATTAATTTAGTAGGGGTCAATTTTCAAAATTCTGATTTAGCAACATGCCTTTTTTCAGAGACTTTGGGGGTGCCAACATCGGTTGATATCAGCCCTGATGGCCAAGTTTTTGCCGTCGGCGATATCAATGGTTTTGTGTATTTATGGAACGTTGTATCCCATCAACTCATTGCGACGTTTGAGGGGCATCGCGGTGGAGTTTGGGCGGTTGCCTTTAGTCCCAATGGCACGACACTGGCGAGTGGTGGTAATGATGCGACGGTGCGGTTGTGGAATGTGCAAAGTGGTCAGTGTTTGTGGACTTCGACAGGGCATACGAGTCGAATTTGGTCTTTAAGCTTCAGCGCTAATCGTCAATGGTTAGCCAGTGGTAGTGATGATCAAACCGCAAGAGTGTGGAATTTACAGGGTGACTGCTTGCACGTTTTGAAAGGACACACCAAAAACGTTTATTCCGTTCACTTCTCACCCAACCATCCAATTTTAGCCAGCGGCAGTAAGGATACCTCGATTCGGCTTTGGGATGTTGAGACTGGAAAATGCCTAAATGTGTTGGAAGGACATTCTTCCGGTATTCGCTGCGTGCGCTACAGCCCGGATGGTCAACGATTGGCAAGTGGCGGCCTCGATGGCTGCATTCAACTATGGAGTCATCCGCCTAGTTCTAAAACTCATTCATGTAATCTTGAATCATCACTGCGGGGGCATACTAACTGGGTTCGGAACACTATATTTAGTCCAGAGGGTGACACTTTAGACTGGGTTCGGAACATTGTATTTAGTCCAGAGGGTGACACTTTAGTAAGCAGCAGTGATGATGGCACCCTTCGGCTTTGGAATGTCCAAGATGGATACTGTACAAATATTCTGGGCGAGCAGACGGTATCTGCTCTAGCGCTCGCCATCAGTACCGATGGTCAGGTCTTGATCAGCGCCAACCAGGATCGAACCGTGCGGCTGTGGCAGATGCCGAGTGGGCAAAGCCTCAAAACGTTAAGCGGCTTTACCTATGGAGAACACGCCTTAAGTTTTAGTCCTGTCACAGTTACGGCAGCTCAAAATCAGAATGATTCTGCCTCAGCGGGAACTGGATCGCCGAATCAACTGTTTGCCAGTAGTAGTAGTCAAACGGGAATGATTCACTTATGGCAATGGCCGGTAGATAGAGAGCCATTAAGTTCGCTTCCCTACAGAACCCTCTACAGAGAAACCAGCCTAATCTCAAATTTGAGCTTTAGCCCGGATGGTCAAACGATCGCCACCAATGGGGAAGATGGCTCCATTTTTCTATGGGATGTGCAAACAGGACAGGGTGATCGCTGGATTGCTCACGATGCTCCCGTATTAGCGGTGCTGTTTAACCCCGTTGGGCAAACCCTGGCAAGCAGCAGCCGTGACCGAACAGTGTGTCTGTGGGATGTACAAACTCACCAATGCTTACATGTGCTACAGGGTCATCAGAGCAGCATGCGGACGATTGCCTTTGATTCCCAAGGTCAAACTCTGGCAAGTGGTAGCTATGACCAGACGATTCGGCTATGGGACGCGCAGACCGGGGAGTGCCTACGGGTACTGGAAGGACACAAGGGCGGAGTTTACGCGCTAGCCTTTCATCCAACCGAGCCGATTCTAGCAAGCGGCAGCTTTGACCAAACCATCCGATTGTGGAACGTGCAAAGCGGAGCCTGTCTAAGAATATTAAAGGGGCATACCAGCATCGCGTTTACCATTGCTATTAGCCCTGATGGTCAAACTATTGCCAGTGGTAGTGATGACCAAACCGTTCGCCTCTGGAATCTGGAGACAGGAGAATGCCTTCATGTGATGGGTGGACACGCCAGTTGGATTTCATCAGTTGTCTTCAGCCCTGACGGTCAAATTCTATTGAGTGGGAGCTTCGATCGCACCATAAAACTGTGGGATGTCCCTACAGGGCACTGTATCAAAACGGTGAAAGGCGATCGCCTCTATGAAGGCATGAATATTCAAGGCGTAACAGGGTTAACAACTGCTCAAAAAACAACATTAAGGGCCTTAGGAGCCATTTCATAGTGAAGCGTTTGTCTACAGCACTACCTGCTTCGACTCATAGCTCCTTATCGCTGATTCACCTAAGCTGAACCAGATTTTCTTCAGTCAAAGTGTGATTGATGGAAACAGCAGCGAGCGTCCCACTCGCGACTGCTACGGCGATCTGTGAATAAGGGCTAGACACATCGATTTAAGCCTTTACAGTGCGTCTGAAAAATTGCTAGCGATGGCTGAACGGCGACGTTGAGTGTGCTACGACCACCCCACCAAGACCGAGTGTTAAAGCAAGTTTTTTAGCGATTCTTTGTCCCGTTGTCGATCAACTAACATTAGCAACGCAGGAGGGATAATCAGCCAAAATCCCGAAAAAGGTTCAAGCGTAACTCCAACAGCAGCCGTTAGCAAGAGAATCCAACCTGGAAAACTGGGTAAGCGAATACCTCTTGTTTGTGCCCAACAACATAACCATCCGATGATCAGGAGAAATGGCGTTATCATCATGCACCAAAACGCATCTTCTCGATCATAAAAAGGATCTGACGGATTGGGAGCGATCGCATTAAACCAACCATCCTGCACAATATCCATCAAAGGTTTAGCAAAAAGCCATCCGTGGACAAGGGGATGGAGAATACCGATAGCAATTAACCAGTACCCACTCACTCGAAGCATCTTTATCTCCTTGGTTCTAAATAATTTTGCCGTATTAAATTACTTTTAGATACGCTACCGTATGGTTATAGATTAGTGATCTATCTTGTAGATGTCAATACGCCATCGTATGGTTAAGCAGAATGAGATTTCCAAGCCTGGACAGCAAGCCTGGATTAACTTGTTAAACTCATCGCCGGGGTCGCCCCCGACGATGGTCTACAGGACCGAACGTGAAAGTTTCCCAGCATCGGGCTCCTCAACGATTGGTGAGTGACGATCATACCTCCCTACTGCGGGCTGAATTTTGCTTAGCGACAGATTTGACGTGGTGACAATGTCTGTGGAGGAGTTGCCAGTTAGAGGAAATATCAAGACCGCCGAGAGAGCAGGAAATGATGTGGTCGAGTTCGATGACGTCTGCGTCCGTGAAAACCAAGTTGCAAGCGTTGCAGCCGCCCTTCTAGCAGTTGAGCGGTTCTAGGCCGAATGAGCGGTGAGTTACCGTTTCTAGCGGCCCAGTAGAGCCAATTAGGTGCTAGGTAACCCGTTATTCCGTTACCTAGGACAATTTGGGTGGCGTGGGTATTTAGAGAACCAGTAAGCGAGCGGAGACGGAGTGATTCAGTTCGATAGGCGACCGTCGCAATCTGAGAGGTGGGTTTTCTGCCAGTGGTGGTGCAGCGTGGATGGAGGTCTCGAGCCGGGATGAGATCGCAAAGCAGGGTTAATTCAGAGTGAGATCGCAAGGGGTTTAAGAGTTTGAGTGGCGGTTCGCATTGCGGTCTTGCAGGGGACAGTTGCGTTGGTTCAGGATGAGATCGCAAAGTAGGGGGATAACTCAGAGTAGAGAAGCGATTGAGAGTGCGATCGCATCTTGAATAGTGGTGGCTAGCTCATCTCATGGGTGAGGTCATTGGACAGCGTCTGTAGGGGCACGACGCAGATCAGCTTTTTGGGAAGTCGAGGTTGAGGGCCTGGGCGAAGAGGAAGGGTGCGATCTCAGTTTCGGAGGGGCTAATCGTCCTAAGTTCCCTTGTCAAAGAACCGCTGCGGTTCAATGCAAAACATGGTTGTACAAATTCTGGTTCGGCAGATTCAGGTACCCCTAGGACAGCGAGTGCTCTTTCAAGGGGTTGGTTGGGATGCCTTTAAGGCCATTTTGACCGAGCTAGGCAATTGTCAGAACCTCTCGAGAGTCTTATTGTGACGGCACCTTGGAGATTATGACGCCGCTGCCAGAACATGAATATTTCAAGCAAACGATTAGCATTGCCATTGAAGATATGGCTGAAACACTCCAGCTAGACTACAAGAGCTATGGCTCTACCACCTGGCGAAAGCAGGCGAAACAGGCAGGTTTAGAAGCGGACAATTGCTTCTATTTTCAAAATGAGGCCAGGGTGGGCGGCAGGGAAGATATTTACCTGAGCCAAGACCCGCCTCCCGATCTAGCTTTGGAGATTGACTTGACGAGTAAGCCTCTAGAGCGGTTTCCCATCTATGCACGGTTGGGCGTGCCCGAAGTCTGGTGCTACGACACCGGGGAGCCGAAGATTTATCACCTCCAGGCTGGGGAGTATGGAAAGCAGTGCAAAATCGGGTGTTTCCGGGGTTGAACGTGAGGGTGCTGCCACAGGTGATTGAGGCAAATCGAAGTTTGGGGCGGTTGACCTTGCGGCGGGCGGTGAGGGAGTGGGTGCGGGGCTAGCTGGGGCGGTCATCATAGCAGCGGGGAGGAATGGTGCAGTTAGGTGGGCAGTTCCACCTCTTCGTAAAGCAGATCACCGGGAAATTCAAAATCAACACTGGTGAGTTGAATGGTGTCTCCTGCGCTGTAAGGGGTCAGTTCCCATTTGCTGTGTTCATTGAGCCGAAAGATATCCACGCTCATCTGGTCGGAACTGATCAAAGCGTATTCACGCAAGCTTTCTAGGCGACGATATTGTCTGAATTTAGCGCCTCGGTCGTATGCTTCTGTGGTTTGGGAAAGCACTTCTACGACCAAACAGGGAAACTGAACAAATTTGATGGCTCGTCGGTCGCGTTCGTCGCAAGTCACCAAGACATCTGGATAGAAAAATGGGCCTTGCTCGGTAATAGCGACCTTGGCATCTGAGCCTAATACTCGACAGGGGCCTCCACGTACATGGTTGCGTAGGGCGGCAATGAGGTTGATTGCGATCGCATTATGAGGGATGGTGCCGCCTGTCATGGCATAGGCTTCACCCTCTGCGTATTCGTACCTCAGCTCTTGCTGGGCTTCCCACTCAAGGTAGGCTGCTGGGGCCATGTAATGTTTTTCAGGGGATGCAATCATGACGGCTCTCCTTGAAACGGTGGATGCAGTCTACACTCCATTGTGCTAGTTCAGCACTGAGATACTTGACCAGTACCCGATAAAGATTCGATGCGGTCGCAGATAGAGTGTTGGTGTGCGATCGCTATTCAGTCTCAGTAGATCGAAAAGGTTCGTGAAAGGCTTGCCTGCTGAACGTTTCAAATGAGAGGCTATCCTGGAAACCTTCTCACATAAGCTTTATGGGAGAAGGTGTGAAGCTTCTACTGCTGTCATGTATGGTAGTGGGGCGTAATCGCATTGGGCAAAACCCTGATTAATTCGTGAGTTTGTGATCTACTGAACCTACTTAACTGCAGTTACGGCACAGAAACCTTTGTTTATCCGTGTGAATGCGTCCGTTCTTAACCGCCTGAGTTGGTCTCCTAGAGATTGCCCAAACTGCTTGAAAATCTTCAGCCCACCATAAATGTCGTGACAAGATAGGCTTAACCCAAGCTGCTTTGGCTCTGTTCCCGTGTGACATTCTGGCGGACTGCAGGAACACTAGGGGCATACATAGCGGCAAAACCGATGCGAGACCTGACAGAACAGCAGAAGAACGACCTAGTCGACCTGCTAATGGCCGGAAGTGATGAGGAAGTTGAAGCTTACGTCAATGCCCTACCAAAGGATCTTCAGGGGTTGGCCTCCGACTTTCTGCTGTCCATCTTCATTCCCTCCTCCCGGCTGAGTTCTGGCAGTTCAACCAGCTAGAATCGCCTGGCTCGATTTAGCGATACCGCTGAAACCGTCTTCGACACGTGGACAATCAGTCCACCGCAGAATGTTGGTTGAGGCCACCCTGGAACCTTAGTGGACAACTCCTATCTCTGATTCCGCACAGCTGTAACAGTCAAACTTGAGGGGGTAACCCTAGTTGACTGACAAAACTAGGAAACTGGAAAACGGCTCAGGACAGTGAATTAACGTTCAAAAGAGCGTTTCAGTTGCCGCTTAGAGGGGATGGCCGGTTGAGAGTCAGGCCGACTCGATAGGAACCGAACCAGTTGAATGTGCCACTGCTGTGTGATGGCAAGACGGATCCAGTTCCAGCCCAACTTGAAATAGCTCATGCCCCTTGCCAGTGAGGGTCAACCCGCTGGCGCTGACCCGATTCAACTACCTGGGTACCCTGAAGCACCAAAAACAAGGTGGTTAGCGCCAACACTCCACAGAGCTGAGAAAGGGCAAAGGGGTCGCGCAACCGTGACGCTTCCAGGTTAAAGCCAGCCGACTTGAGGTTAAGAAGGATTCTCCACTTGGAACCTCAGTTGATATTGGGCAAAGGTCTGCAAGGTCGTGGGTTTATCACTGACAATCACCCAAGTCTGGTCGCTCGGCGCATCATGGGCAAAGGCCAGGTAAAGATTGGGGTAGGGCTTGATTTTACCGAGTGAAACAGGGCCTGTGAAGTGAGCCCCTCCAGGCTGTAGATGCACAGATGAGACCTAGTGCCACTGGCCTTGCCTCTGAAATTAGAAGGAGCGTTTGATGCGGATACGAAAGTGCCAGGCTAGCGTCTCCCTGAGATATTTTATCAACTTGCCATCGGCAAAGCCCCGGTCTGTCAACAGCACGACAGCCGCATTCTCGGGTAGCACCCGCTGAGCTTGCCTGAGCACCCGTTGAATCGTCAACAGTCTGACGGTGCTGCTCGATTGGCGCACGGCTTTCCAGGCAATCGGAACAGTTCTTCCCCGATAAACCACGCCTACCCAAACAATACAGAAGCAGTTCCACGCTAGTGTTGTGTCCAAACTCATATACAACCGACACTGGCCCCATTACGATAGGGCTTGTCTCACCAGAGCGTGATGGGCTGCCATACTATCGATGCGCCTATTCGAGAGCCATCGGCGAAACCGCCGTTGATGCGACTGGGCTTGCCGGGCACGGCTCTTGACGTACACCCCAAATCCACTGAGATGGACATTCTAGCTTTGGATGATGCCGATGATCATCCAGCAGAGCGTCTCAACAGGACGTCTATCGCGCCACCTAATCTCGCATTGACGCACAAATCTATTCAACGCATCATAGAGGCGGGAAGTCGGAGTCATTGCTGCAGCTGTTTGGTGTGGTAACTTCTCAGCTTAAACCAGGCTCCACTTCCCTCCCTACCTCACTTTCAGCCTCTACATCTTTTGTCAGTCAATTAAGGTCTTATCCTTAATATAGCTGCACTGATCGCACAAATCGCTGAAGTTGCCGACTTTCTAATTCTAAAACTCGTCGGGCAAAATCAGGATCGCGGTCAAGTAAATCATCAAAGGCATCAACAGAAATAGCCAGAATCCGGGTACTGTCGTTGCCGGTAACAATCGTATTTTCTGAGTTGCTATGAGCTAAAACCTCTAGCTCATCTAGGGTTTGTCCAGGATGAAGCTTTTCCACCCGAACCTCAGATCCAGTTTGGTAGTGAATTCTGGCATCGCCTTCCATCAACAGCAACAATTCTCGACAAGTATCTCCTGCTTCTGTGATCACGTCTCCTCGGTTGTAGGTTCTCACCTCTGCCCGCTCAGCAAGAGCAATGAGCGTTGCACTCTGCATCCGATGGAAAAAGTCGCTATTGAATAAATAAACCAATTTCTCTAACGTTGGGAATTCGGTCAAAGATGAGTTTGCTGTTGATGATGGGTGCCAAGACAGTAGCCGATTGATAGCTTCCTGAACGACATGGGAATTGAACTGGTGACGACAATTTCGAGCGATCGCCTGACTGCGTTCTGCATCCAATTGAGCAATGACATAGAGCGCTGCCGCCTGAGTTATAGGATTTTGCTCCTGGAGCAAAGCTTCTAGATGCTCTAGAATTTCCTGAGGAGAGAATTCTAGTGAACAGGAAACAGGCATTGCTCCTGGTTGGGTTAAACATTGCAGGATCTCTGACGGCAGTCGATCGCCCCAATTCTCCTGATCTAAAATCTCCCCTAAAATAGCAGGTGAAGCCTGTTGTAAAGACTGTGCCAAGCTTAAGGCTGCTGAATCAGACTGGAGAAGTGACAGGTTTTCCAGAATTGATCGCACAATCAGTTCTTTTTTATGAATGATGTTTTCTTGTAGCAGGGTTAAAACCGCTTTGTGCTTGTGCAGCATCGGTTGATTCAGGGCGCGGTAGCAGCCGATCAATTCCGGTAGCTGAGCAAGAAGAAACTCTGCCTTTTTGACACTACTAGAGTTGCCCGAAAATCCGCTCAGAATCCACTCTTCCTCTTGGGGAGTGATGGAATATTGGTAGCGCAGAGAACGAACAGCGGCTGAATCCTGAAATGACAACTGCTCAAATGCGGTACGGTCAGGCTGCTTGCGTTGCAGCAGTATTAACCGCTCCAATGATTTGCGGTAGCCGCTCAAGCGGATCTGATTTTCTAAGCTGCGTTGACGATCCGGATTGAGCAACTCTGGATCTTCAATACCCAATTCCTCCAACACAAGGCGGTGTTCGTCATCCGTAATGCCCAACTCCTGACGCATCTGCTGCAAAACTTCTAGACTGCTGGAGTAGTTCACATAACCTTCTTCCAGTGCTTCTCGCACAACTCCCTTGTAGGCATGATGTCGTTTCTCTCGGGTAAAACCAGGCAGCACTTTAGCTAATACATACACTTCATGAGTATTGAGATCGCTCAGCGTCCGCCCTTCCAAAAACTGTGAAACATTAAACTGCAATTTCTCTAACTGTTTGCGGAATCGATTGGCTAGATTTTCACGGGAATAAAGATCAGGACTGCGCCGCCAGGTTTTATAGAGCCAGAGGGTACTCAGCGTCACTAAACCCAGGTCGTAGAGGTATTGCACCGACAAAGGGAGAAGCTGTACTAGGGGACGACCCCCAAAGATGAAGAAAAAGTTGAAGATACCAAAGGTCCATAGGGTAAATAGGCGATGTCGAATGATTTCGGTCGTCAGATTTGCTTGATGTTGCTGGTTGTAAGCTTTAGCACGTTTTTCGATCCACCGTCCTCCCCAATACCCAAGTGCCGTGCATCCACCCAGCACTGCTGGAACCGCAACCAACTTAGGAATATTAATTGCCTGTCCAAACAGGTAGAGTCCAGGATCAAGTAGTGAAGCGAGCTGATCGCTTTGCCGTAGCCACGCCCCAGAGAAGTAATAATTCCAGTTGCCCGCATAAAGATAGTAATAGCCAAAATAGCCAATCACCAAACCCACATAGCCATAGCGCAGAAATGAGGTTTCGGGTTTGTTTAAGCTGTTCCAATAGGTACGTTCAGCGTCAATATCGATGCAAGGATTTTGACAGGCTACGCAAGCACTCTGCTCTTTACCATCTGGTAGCACAGTGCGACACATGGATTGGGTAACGAGCTGCTCGCTCGTATGGGCTTTGCTGCTCAACAAGCCTCCCGGTTCACTGTAGATACTTTGAACAGGAGCCATTGGGCAAAAGTACTGACACCAGGACTTGCCGCCGTACCAATAACCAACGGCAATCGCCGCTGCCACTGTGAACAATAACCAACCCGCTAGCACCAGGCGATCAGCGTTGAAAAACAAGATTCGCCCACATAAGCCTGCAAACAACCAGCCAAATTGCACATAGGGATAGTTCCGACCCAACCATGAATTCGGGTCAACCTTTGCCAACTCGTAGCGCACTTTGCCAGTCTTTTTGTTCTCTCGTTTGAATTGTCGTTGCCATCCCAAAGCACGAGGAATTTGAGATAAAAAAGAGAGCGGACAAATCCGCCGCCATAACTCATGCCCAAACACCAGCAAAATAAAGATTGCGGCTGGTACAATTGCTCCCCAGAAGAGGGTAGTTCCTAACGGATAGGGCTGCTCAGATAAGCATTTCCCCTGCACTTGTATACAGGTATCAGGAATCCGCAAGGGGCTCCAGGGGTGATCGGATACGGTGAGTGCCGATGTCCAGGGGTCATAAAATAGGGAGGCAACGATCAGTAGCCAGCCAACAGTCAACGTCCAGCGAATCCAGTGCATTCGCCGCTCTGGCAGTTGTGCAAACATAGACAAATTCTTTCCCTTCCCTGGTTTTCATCAATTGTGTACAAAGGCAACCAGGGTCTGCCATTAGTTTTCTCTAGGTTAGGTATTAAATTTCTCAGCACTTCATGACACCCTCAACTTGAAAGCCCAAAAAATAGTTTCACAATGCCGTTTTAACCTAAAGTCAAATTTCCACCTAGTATCCTGATTCGAGTAATTAGGTAGAGGTAATTTTGTCTAGTCACCTTGTAAAGTTGATGAGACAGGAATACGTCAGCCTAGACGCCCTGTAGAGTTAATTAGATAGGAAGTTTAGTACAACTGCCTCTCTCCTTCTCCTGTAATGCTAGGCGGCATACATTTTATTTAGTGATAGGATCACCCTCCTCTGAGTCCGATGTCTTCATAATCCAACAGACTAGCTTTTTTGTAGTAGTTAACAAGCAGACTAGTTTTGCTGGTTGACTGACAAAAGTTAGTCAGGATCACGTCTTTCCCATTCCCGAGCTAGAGCGAGGCTTTCAGATATTGATAGCACTTATGAACTTGTTTCGCGGAGTTCCTAAAGCTGCTCTACACAAAATTCCCTCTGCTTAGAGTTATCGAAGAGCGATAGTTGGGATAGAAGAGTTAGGGTTGTTTGATTGCTTGTGAAACAGCCAGATCCCAAGGGCAGCACTAAAGCCAGAAATAACTAGTAGGCCGACCAGCCAAAACTTGATATGGCGATTAAGGTTTCTATCTGGGTGATTCTGATTGGGTTGAGGGGTATTACCAGAATATGCCCTATGAGATAACAGGTTAGTTTCTACTAGGGCTTGACTCAAAGTTTCGAGTGCTGCTGCATCGGTTAGATAGCTAAAATGATGGCAGGCTACTTCCATTGACCTCGGTATAGGGGACCGTTGTGGCGGTAAGGATCGAATGCTGTAGACTGTCGCTGCTAGGTCATTTGATTGGCTCATAAAGGGAAACTCTACCACTGTCCGGCCTACTCGATCTAGCAACCGAATGACCTGGTTGCGAGTAGCCATATTTGGTAGGGGAATGAGCGATGCATTACCTGCTATAACGGTGTAAGGAATTCCTGGGTCAGTACTATCAGCAAGAGACTTCAAGAAATCTGAGCCTGGCTTCATCTGATCGAGGGTAACATCGACCAGCTCAATGACAGCCATCAGGCTGCCCAGCGCTTTGACAGGTAATGCAACTGAAGACAAGCTATTAAGGCCAATGGTTAGGGCGGCAGTTGCCCAGTCCTGAAGGGTCGGCCAGGGAGATCCAGCATTGGGGGTACCCAGCATAATCAAATGTTGCACAACCTGATGCCCATCCTGTTGCTCAATGAAACACCGAGCAACTAATCCCCCTAGGGAGTGAGCTATCACGTGCAAGGTTTTGCCGTGGTTGGGAGTTAGCCCTACAGTGGCTAGGCGATCCTTCAACTGTTTGGCTAGATCAGAGATGGAGGTATTGAGGTTTTCATAGTCAAAGGTCAGCACCAAATCATACAGGCTAAGCAGAGACTGGCCTTCTTCGCCCTGGGCCTGACGGACCCCTAACACCATGCTTTGCGTATCACCAGCAATCCCGTGAAGCAGCAGCAAAATTGTCTGAGCGGCCGATATCTTCTGCGCAACAGAGCTTCGATCAGCCTCGTAGCAAAGCGTTTCCTCTATTCCTTTTCCCACTGCAGCCAGAATGGGATAGGGAAACTCAAGCCCCAGCTTTTGCGCCACTACTTTTTGGAAGAAAATACGGATGCTGCCTCCCAGACTCCGAGTTCCTTCACCGATTGGATTTGGCAGCCGCTCTAGATAAATTTCGGTTTGGTTGCCGTGGGCCTGCCCTCGGCCTAACGGCAAAAAGAACTCTCCGTCAAAGGCAATGGGTAAAACATATTCGTGGGGTTGGAGGGCAATCGGGGCAACCAGCGTTAACGGTTGCGCGGGGGTCACAGTCTCAGCGTTGATAACGTTCTTTAGCTCAAGGACATTCAAGTCAGATTTAACGTTGCGGCTGGTTGCGAACTGCAGCGGCTGAGAGACCTGAGGATCTGCTAAAAGGAGGGGGGGCAAGCCGGGTTGATGGAGGTTACGGGTTGCGGTAGCCGTTGTTAGGCAGGCAGTACCTCGCAAACTGGGGTGCGGTTTGAGGGTTACCCCCTGCCCCAAGTCGATAGCTTGGGCCGCGTCAATCGGCGCAGTTGGTTGGGGACGGACAATGGTAAAGGTGATTTGACTTGTCATCCAATCGTCATAAATGGTGTCTTCGGTTGCGGGGGTGAGGCTCAAGTGCCGGGTCATAACTCGCTGCATCAAACGATTTAGAGTACCCCCTCGAGTTTGGGACTGTGTTAGCGAACGCTTTAAAGGATGGCCTAGCTCATCCTGCTCTAGCAGAGTCGCATCGAAGTCGGCGGTGCAGGCAATGGCTTTGAGAATGTCGCAAAACTCGGTGACGCCCTGTTGCCACAAAACTTTGGACACATTGCCATAGATGGGCTGTCCCTGAGCGACCCAGACCTCTTCTCTGGGGTTTAGCCGCACGGTGCCCCCAATCAGTAGAGACGTGATTTGAAAGGTTTCGGTTAGGTCGTAGAGGGCGCAAAACAGCGTGAGGTCACTCTGGTTAGAGAGCTTAATGCGAAAGGTTGGCTGTTGCCACTGTTTTCGGCTGGCGTCCCATTCGTAAGCCAAACGAATCTGGGGCTGAGTCAGAGGTTCTGCCTGATTGCCGCGATAGATTTGAATGCGCAGGGCATCCGCTGGAATTTGACTGATGGTGGGGGGAGCGAGATCGGCAACGGTCATCCACCGGGCTAGCTGTTCTAGCTGGTGCACAGTTTTTGCTGCCTGATCGAGCGTATATCCCTGCAGCGGGCTCACTAGCGGAGCAGCATCGGCGGGGCGGAGGATGCTGTAAGTATTATCCTGGGCCAACACTCTTATCTGAGTTAGCTCGGTTGTCGCTGGCTCTCGCAGGTAGGGGGAGGGCTGACCGTTGGGGCTAGCGGTTTGTAGGGCTTGGCGGATCAGCTGAACAGCATCAGCATCCCCATCCAGAGAAACGGTTGTGGCTGGCAGGGGCACTGCGGTCAGCACTGCCTTGAAAACAGCCTGTGTATCGGTCAA
Above is a genomic segment from Pseudanabaena sp. FACHB-2040 containing:
- a CDS encoding caspase family protein, translated to MVRNVYAFLVGIDQYPSPLSPLRGCINDIEAFEQYLHGWVRDNSGYVLQPPHRLVNQQATRQAIIEGFRTYLSQAQSSDVALFYYSGHGSQAPSPPEFWAIEPDRFNETLVCWDSRLEGQWDLADKELAALIAEVAQADPHIIVILDCCHSGTGTRKTLQSVATRQVPADTRQRPFDTFLLTSADLSTLAAARSAHPAATQGQFSRGRHVLLAACREHEEAREFFGGGTHRGAFSYFLLETLKQTSGPLTYRDLFRRTQARVQSQVAAQSPQLEATHAADLDQPFLGGAIARSHVYYTVSYSADHGWIINSGSVHGIPIPSADEWPQIAIFPFHIASDLLKDAGGAIAQAEIVAVFPQLSQLRITHGSEHLTDTQAVFKAVLTAVPLPATTVSLDGDADAVQLIRQALQTASPNGQPSPYLREPATTELTQIRVLAQDNTYSILRPADAAPLVSPLQGYTLDQAAKTVHQLEQLARWMTVADLAPPTISQIPADALRIQIYRGNQAEPLTQPQIRLAYEWDASRKQWQQPTFRIKLSNQSDLTLFCALYDLTETFQITSLLIGGTVRLNPREEVWVAQGQPIYGNVSKVLWQQGVTEFCDILKAIACTADFDATLLEQDELGHPLKRSLTQSQTRGGTLNRLMQRVMTRHLSLTPATEDTIYDDWMTSQITFTIVRPQPTAPIDAAQAIDLGQGVTLKPHPSLRGTACLTTATATRNLHQPGLPPLLLADPQVSQPLQFATSRNVKSDLNVLELKNVINAETVTPAQPLTLVAPIALQPHEYVLPIAFDGEFFLPLGRGQAHGNQTEIYLERLPNPIGEGTRSLGGSIRIFFQKVVAQKLGLEFPYPILAAVGKGIEETLCYEADRSSVAQKISAAQTILLLLHGIAGDTQSMVLGVRQAQGEEGQSLLSLYDLVLTFDYENLNTSISDLAKQLKDRLATVGLTPNHGKTLHVIAHSLGGLVARCFIEQQDGHQVVQHLIMLGTPNAGSPWPTLQDWATAALTIGLNSLSSVALPVKALGSLMAVIELVDVTLDQMKPGSDFLKSLADSTDPGIPYTVIAGNASLIPLPNMATRNQVIRLLDRVGRTVVEFPFMSQSNDLAATVYSIRSLPPQRSPIPRSMEVACHHFSYLTDAAALETLSQALVETNLLSHRAYSGNTPQPNQNHPDRNLNRHIKFWLVGLLVISGFSAALGIWLFHKQSNNPNSSIPTIALR